In Deinococcus maricopensis DSM 21211, one genomic interval encodes:
- a CDS encoding DUF11 domain-containing protein: MIHRTLKGLLTLAALATSSMAGAVSSYCTGIYAAQSTGALAYFNPVDNSFQAISTSGVTSPNALALNTKDGTLFYANQSSRQIYKFDRQTKQSTLLYTSQYQEIGGTFGANGIYYMLGPDGYLDRYDPSSNTYGYTAFTGATLNSTTNGDITVSPTGQAYAVLDRKLADGTVEATLYKLDLSSAVLSSPVRLTYNGANFVPANGGVNGLAVDPVTGTFYISTTDTTKPGIYSVNTSTGTLTLKTSAISNVVDLATCPEVPDTPAISKGFSPTAATALPATTTLTLTIGNTNKAEYYTYAAFTDTMPAGMTVDSFTTTCPAGKVTGTSTSLTLAANTALPVDGCTITARVRVTATGVYTNTVAAGDAQTSVGNNVAASATFTVSPPSLSLTKTLTGSLAVGSTATYTLAVTNAASSVATMGTLSVVDQLPAGVGISGLSGQSRGTSNGVSWTCTYPDESGAYQPSGQPVTCTGTGTLATGATSTFTLPVIVAPDAASSVTNFAAVGGGGDPYNSGVAPTPGSACTNMHCASSTNAVTAAPTAPATCATGATTNLLSGGTLSGFQDNDTAAATTTVPLAVNAGAYTKGVGAGGAFIVDMDWAFNNGVGTSSNVATLTLYVNGTAYAQLATTSGYNGLATITASNGATVSTTSLNRNRYAQNAPNSYALLKSFVTLPASVTGVSSVEVRYQPNAGGTSGQSDDFAYIIRALNGCNPGTDVQVTKVGPASIVAGGTVTYTITLKNAGVLAASNVKLTDTLPAGVTFVSASPAATSTNGTLTWPPVATLAVNATASYTVVVTAPSSAAIEGGVKSFTNTAQFTSDTPDTNAGNNAAQAQTNTVYVKLSKLVRNVSRGGMFALAADGKPGETLEYCISAQNLGGGDARGLTLRDAVPANTAALLDGYGAGLGVLYVTGGVAAGSGTPTGTALTSSSADTDSASLSSAGMNVGPTTLAAGAQAAVCFRASIK, translated from the coding sequence GTGATTCACCGCACCCTGAAGGGCCTCCTGACACTGGCGGCCCTTGCAACCTCCAGCATGGCGGGCGCCGTCTCCAGTTACTGCACCGGCATCTACGCTGCGCAGTCCACCGGGGCCCTCGCGTACTTCAACCCGGTGGACAACAGCTTCCAGGCCATCTCGACTTCAGGCGTGACCAGTCCGAACGCACTGGCCCTGAACACAAAAGACGGCACACTGTTTTACGCCAACCAATCCAGCCGTCAAATCTATAAGTTCGACCGGCAGACCAAGCAATCCACACTGCTGTACACCTCCCAATACCAGGAGATCGGCGGCACCTTCGGAGCGAACGGCATCTATTACATGCTCGGCCCTGACGGGTACCTTGATCGTTACGATCCCTCCAGCAACACGTACGGCTATACCGCCTTCACAGGCGCCACACTCAACTCCACCACCAACGGCGATATTACGGTCAGTCCTACAGGACAGGCCTACGCAGTTCTGGACCGTAAGCTCGCTGACGGAACGGTCGAAGCGACCCTCTACAAGCTCGACTTATCCAGCGCCGTCCTGAGCTCGCCTGTTCGCCTGACCTACAACGGTGCCAACTTCGTGCCGGCCAACGGCGGTGTGAACGGCTTGGCAGTCGATCCCGTCACAGGCACGTTCTATATCAGCACCACAGACACCACCAAGCCCGGAATTTACAGCGTTAATACGTCAACGGGCACTCTGACACTGAAAACCTCGGCCATCAGCAATGTGGTGGACTTGGCCACCTGCCCTGAAGTGCCGGACACGCCCGCCATCAGCAAGGGCTTCAGCCCCACGGCGGCCACGGCCCTCCCGGCGACCACGACGCTGACCCTCACCATCGGCAACACCAACAAGGCGGAGTACTACACATACGCGGCGTTCACGGACACCATGCCGGCCGGCATGACCGTGGACAGCTTCACGACGACCTGCCCCGCCGGGAAGGTCACGGGCACCAGCACCTCCCTCACGCTCGCGGCGAACACAGCCCTGCCGGTGGATGGGTGTACCATCACGGCGCGGGTGCGGGTAACGGCGACGGGCGTGTACACGAACACGGTGGCAGCGGGGGACGCGCAGACGTCGGTGGGGAACAACGTGGCGGCCAGTGCGACGTTCACGGTCAGCCCGCCGAGCCTGAGCCTCACGAAAACGCTGACGGGCTCGCTCGCGGTCGGCTCGACGGCGACATACACGCTGGCGGTTACGAACGCGGCGTCCAGCGTGGCGACCATGGGGACGCTGAGCGTCGTGGATCAGCTCCCGGCGGGCGTCGGGATTTCCGGTCTGAGCGGGCAGTCACGTGGCACGTCGAACGGCGTCTCGTGGACGTGCACGTACCCGGATGAGAGCGGCGCCTACCAGCCGAGCGGGCAGCCCGTGACGTGCACCGGGACGGGCACGCTGGCGACCGGGGCGACGAGCACCTTTACATTGCCGGTAATTGTCGCGCCGGACGCCGCGTCGAGCGTCACGAACTTCGCGGCTGTGGGGGGCGGCGGCGACCCGTACAACAGCGGCGTGGCCCCTACACCCGGGAGTGCCTGTACGAACATGCATTGCGCGTCGAGCACGAATGCGGTGACGGCCGCGCCGACAGCGCCGGCCACGTGCGCGACGGGCGCGACCACGAACCTCCTGTCGGGGGGGACGCTGTCGGGCTTCCAGGACAATGACACGGCGGCGGCGACGACGACGGTGCCGCTGGCGGTGAACGCCGGCGCGTACACGAAAGGGGTTGGGGCCGGCGGGGCGTTTATCGTGGACATGGACTGGGCGTTCAACAACGGTGTGGGTACGAGTTCGAACGTGGCCACGTTGACGCTGTACGTGAACGGCACGGCGTACGCGCAGCTGGCCACGACCAGCGGGTACAACGGGCTGGCGACCATCACGGCCAGCAATGGCGCGACGGTTTCGACGACCAGCCTGAACCGCAACCGGTACGCGCAGAACGCACCGAATAGTTACGCGCTGCTGAAGAGCTTCGTGACGCTGCCGGCGTCCGTGACGGGCGTCAGCAGTGTGGAGGTGCGCTACCAGCCGAACGCGGGTGGGACCAGCGGCCAGTCGGATGATTTCGCGTACATCATCCGCGCCCTGAACGGCTGCAATCCGGGAACGGACGTGCAGGTGACGAAGGTCGGCCCGGCGTCCATCGTGGCGGGCGGGACGGTGACGTACACCATCACGCTGAAGAACGCGGGGGTGCTGGCGGCGTCGAACGTGAAGCTGACGGACACCCTGCCAGCGGGGGTGACGTTCGTCAGTGCGAGCCCGGCAGCCACCAGCACGAACGGGACGCTCACGTGGCCGCCCGTGGCGACGCTGGCGGTCAACGCGACGGCGTCGTACACGGTGGTGGTGACGGCGCCGTCCAGCGCGGCCATTGAGGGTGGAGTGAAGTCGTTTACGAACACGGCGCAGTTCACGTCGGACACGCCGGACACGAACGCGGGCAACAACGCCGCGCAGGCGCAGACGAACACGGTGTACGTGAAGCTCTCGAAGCTGGTGCGGAACGTCTCGCGGGGCGGCATGTTCGCGCTCGCGGCGGACGGGAAGCCGGGGGAGACGCTGGAGTACTGCATTTCGGCGCAGAACCTGGGCGGTGGGGACGCGCGCGGCCTGACGCTGCGTGACGCGGTGCCGGCGAACACGGCGGCGCTGCTGGACGGCTACGGCGCGGGCCTGGGCGTGCTGTACGTGACGGGCGGCGTGGCGGCAGGGAGTGGGACGCCCACAGGGACGGCGTTGACGTCGTCCAGCGCGGACACGGACAGTGCGAGCCTGTCGAGTGCGGGCATGAACGTGGGGCCCACGACGCTCGCGGCGGGAGCGCAGGCGGCCGTGTGTTTCCGCGCGAGCATTAAGTAA
- a CDS encoding S4 domain-containing protein has protein sequence MKQKVAQLVAQARGGRVVRTAFMDADDLDRRALADDEVRHVIAGGFPDARRVVLTLHPAHIPSVDAGVTVLRFMPEVPGWDVQDFAVQLRQLGLPEEQLGDVREERGSFLVAATGKAAGTLADLTSLGGRDVSVEEVGESAGRGNKLREVVVPSMRVDVVGAKGFGVSRAYFQQGIDGGKVRLNGQVARASSEIREGDSLSAEGLGRIDFKRVVNETRRGNFKVELDVHR, from the coding sequence ATGAAACAGAAAGTGGCTCAGCTGGTGGCGCAGGCGCGCGGTGGACGCGTGGTGCGCACCGCGTTTATGGACGCGGATGACCTGGATCGTCGGGCGCTCGCGGATGATGAGGTGCGGCACGTGATCGCGGGGGGGTTCCCGGACGCGCGGCGCGTGGTGTTGACGCTGCATCCGGCGCACATTCCGAGTGTGGATGCGGGGGTGACGGTGCTGCGGTTCATGCCGGAGGTGCCGGGCTGGGACGTGCAGGATTTCGCGGTGCAGCTGAGGCAGCTCGGCCTGCCCGAGGAGCAGCTGGGGGATGTGCGCGAGGAGCGCGGGTCGTTCCTGGTGGCGGCGACGGGGAAGGCGGCGGGAACGCTGGCGGACCTGACGAGCCTGGGTGGCCGGGACGTGAGCGTGGAGGAAGTGGGGGAGAGCGCGGGGCGCGGGAACAAGCTGCGTGAGGTGGTCGTGCCGAGTATGCGCGTGGACGTGGTCGGTGCGAAGGGCTTCGGGGTGAGCCGGGCGTACTTCCAGCAGGGGATTGATGGGGGGAAGGTGCGCCTGAACGGGCAGGTGGCGCGGGCGAGCAGTGAGATCCGCGAGGGGGACAGCCTGTCGGCGGAGGGGCTGGGGCGCATTGATTTCAAGCGGGTGGTGAACGAGACGCGCCGGGGGAACTTCAAGGTGGAACTCGACGTGCACCGTTAA
- the lon gene encoding endopeptidase La, which translates to MPTETIHSHTPLPANVPVCPVRGSVIYPTMVQHIDASRTLSIEAIEAAMGEHKVILIVSQRDKDIDDPAGTDLYDVGTACTVLRVRKNPDGTVQMLVNAIARARVSNYTKGAYLRGDITPLDTETGDAVELQALVRELNDKFEHLIQGGKFMSPEAVQTIQGKDDPGEIADHIAFNMDFKVEDKQAVLEAARLTDRLRKVLTLLDAEQEVLQVQQKIRQQVKEEIDRNQREYYLREQMKVIQKELQGGDDGETDEAEEFRKKIDALDLKPEVKKEIDREVNRLARMHPDAAEAGVIRTYLTWVTDLPWNTRSEDQLNVQDAANTLDEDHYGLEKVKDRVLEFLAVRRLRQERAERGDINTEDVNKGPILVFTGPPGVGKTSIAQSIAKSLGRKYVRIALGGARDESDIRGHRRTYIGAMPGRIIQGLRAAGTKNPVVLLDEVDKLGSSYQGDPSAALLEVLDPSQNQHFTDHYLGVPFDLSEVMFIATANYPEQIPPALYDRMEVIDFSSYIEQEKLEIAKRYLLPRQITANGLKANQIQITDAALEKLISHYTREAGVRNLEREIGTVARKVARRIASSELKRAKVTDKELERYLGQPRYLPEHEAREDMVGVSTGMFYTPVGGDILFVETSIMPGKGLVLTGQLGDVMKESARAALTYAKTHAERFRIPRERLDDSEIHVHVPAGAIPKEGPSAGGAMVTSMISALTGIPARRDVAMTGEMTLTGRYLPIGGLKEKVLGARRAGIRHIILPKANEGDLRDIPAHLRTSMTFHVCETVDQVLDVAIVGGIAALEGKTEKAPKAPVKPRKAARDSAASA; encoded by the coding sequence ATGCCCACCGAAACCATCCACAGCCACACCCCGCTGCCCGCCAACGTCCCGGTCTGCCCGGTACGCGGCAGCGTCATTTACCCCACCATGGTCCAGCACATCGACGCCAGCCGCACGCTGAGCATCGAAGCCATCGAAGCGGCCATGGGTGAACACAAAGTCATCCTGATCGTCTCCCAGCGCGACAAGGACATCGACGACCCCGCCGGCACCGACCTCTACGACGTCGGCACCGCCTGCACCGTCCTGCGCGTCCGCAAGAACCCCGACGGCACCGTCCAGATGCTCGTCAACGCCATTGCCCGCGCCCGCGTCAGCAACTACACCAAGGGCGCGTACCTGCGCGGCGACATCACCCCTCTCGACACCGAAACCGGCGACGCCGTCGAACTGCAGGCCCTCGTGCGCGAACTCAACGACAAGTTCGAGCACCTCATCCAGGGCGGCAAGTTCATGAGCCCCGAAGCCGTCCAGACCATTCAGGGCAAGGACGATCCCGGCGAAATCGCCGACCACATCGCCTTCAACATGGACTTCAAGGTCGAGGACAAGCAGGCCGTCCTCGAAGCTGCGCGCCTCACCGACCGCCTCCGTAAGGTCCTCACCCTGCTCGACGCCGAACAGGAAGTCCTGCAGGTCCAGCAGAAGATCCGCCAGCAGGTCAAGGAAGAAATCGACCGCAACCAGCGCGAGTACTACCTGCGCGAACAGATGAAGGTCATCCAGAAGGAACTCCAGGGCGGCGACGACGGCGAAACCGACGAAGCCGAGGAATTCCGCAAGAAGATCGACGCGCTCGACCTGAAACCCGAAGTCAAGAAGGAAATCGACCGCGAAGTCAACCGCCTCGCGCGCATGCACCCCGACGCCGCCGAAGCGGGCGTCATCCGCACCTACCTCACCTGGGTCACCGACCTGCCGTGGAACACCCGCAGCGAAGACCAGCTGAACGTGCAAGACGCCGCCAACACCCTCGACGAGGACCACTACGGCCTCGAAAAGGTCAAGGACCGCGTGCTGGAGTTCCTCGCCGTGCGCCGCCTCCGCCAGGAACGCGCCGAACGCGGCGACATCAACACCGAGGACGTCAACAAAGGCCCGATTCTGGTGTTCACCGGCCCTCCCGGCGTCGGCAAGACCAGCATCGCGCAGTCGATCGCCAAGAGCCTCGGCCGCAAGTACGTCCGCATCGCCCTGGGCGGCGCGCGTGACGAAAGCGACATCCGCGGTCACCGCCGCACCTACATCGGCGCGATGCCCGGCCGCATCATCCAGGGTCTGCGCGCCGCCGGCACCAAGAACCCCGTCGTCCTGCTCGACGAGGTCGACAAGCTCGGCAGCAGCTACCAAGGCGACCCCTCGGCCGCGCTGCTCGAAGTGCTCGACCCCAGCCAGAATCAGCACTTCACCGACCATTACCTCGGCGTCCCCTTCGACCTGAGCGAAGTGATGTTCATCGCCACCGCGAACTACCCCGAGCAGATCCCGCCCGCGCTGTACGACCGCATGGAAGTCATCGACTTCAGCAGTTACATCGAGCAGGAGAAACTCGAGATCGCCAAGCGCTACCTGCTGCCCCGCCAGATCACCGCGAACGGCCTGAAAGCCAACCAGATTCAGATCACCGACGCGGCCCTCGAGAAGCTCATCTCGCACTACACCCGCGAAGCCGGCGTCCGCAACCTCGAACGCGAGATCGGCACCGTCGCCCGCAAGGTCGCGCGCCGCATCGCCAGCAGCGAACTGAAACGCGCGAAGGTCACCGACAAGGAACTCGAACGCTACCTCGGCCAGCCCCGCTACCTCCCCGAGCACGAAGCGCGCGAAGACATGGTCGGCGTCAGCACCGGCATGTTCTACACGCCCGTCGGCGGCGATATCCTGTTCGTGGAAACCAGCATCATGCCCGGCAAGGGCCTCGTCCTCACCGGCCAGCTCGGCGACGTCATGAAGGAATCGGCCCGCGCCGCCCTCACGTACGCCAAAACGCACGCGGAACGCTTCCGCATCCCCCGCGAACGCCTCGACGACAGCGAGATTCACGTGCACGTCCCGGCCGGCGCGATCCCTAAAGAAGGCCCCAGCGCGGGCGGCGCGATGGTCACCAGCATGATCAGCGCCCTCACCGGCATCCCCGCCCGCCGCGACGTCGCCATGACCGGCGAAATGACCCTCACCGGACGCTACCTGCCCATCGGCGGCCTCAAGGAGAAAGTGCTCGGCGCCCGCCGCGCTGGTATCCGGCACATCATCCTCCCGAAAGCCAACGAAGGTGACCTGCGCGACATCCCCGCGCACCTGCGCACCAGCATGACCTTCCACGTCTGCGAAACCGTCGATCAGGTGCTCGATGTGGCCATCGTCGGCGGCATCGCCGCCCTCGAAGGCAAGACCGAAAAGGCCCCCAAAGCGCCCGTAAAGCCCCGCAAAGCCGCGCGTGACAGCGCCGCCAGCGCCTGA
- a CDS encoding YqgE/AlgH family protein — MVPLTFLVASPHLNGGMFERSVILLLEHDHTGAMGLVINAPTELAIGELLPLAQGRQERAWVGGPVEPQVGWCIYEKPTGRAGEMRLGPNLYATSSLDVLDGVLCDDCRFMLLLGYAGWQPGQLDAELRNGTWLWVEDGAHLVFDTPAEDRWAEAMQLIGVKPDTIVPGGAQA; from the coding sequence ATGGTTCCCCTGACCTTCCTGGTCGCCAGCCCGCACCTCAACGGCGGGATGTTCGAGCGGAGCGTCATCCTGCTGCTCGAACATGACCACACTGGCGCGATGGGCCTCGTCATCAACGCCCCCACCGAACTTGCCATCGGGGAATTGCTGCCGCTCGCGCAGGGCCGCCAGGAGCGCGCCTGGGTGGGCGGTCCCGTGGAACCGCAGGTGGGCTGGTGCATCTACGAAAAGCCCACCGGCCGCGCCGGCGAGATGCGCCTCGGCCCGAACCTCTACGCCACCAGCAGCCTCGACGTCCTCGACGGCGTGCTCTGCGACGACTGCCGCTTCATGCTCCTGCTCGGCTACGCCGGCTGGCAACCCGGACAGCTCGACGCGGAACTCCGCAACGGCACGTGGCTGTGGGTGGAGGACGGCGCGCACCTCGTGTTCGACACGCCCGCCGAGGACCGCTGGGCCGAAGCCATGCAACTCATCGGCGTGAAACCCGACACCATCGTCCCCGGCGGCGCCCAGGCGTAA
- a CDS encoding GGDEF domain-containing phosphodiesterase, with product MTPGDQLARAAALLSAHAPGGEVLALSGGLVYRVHAGGTEATGAATLEVPDAWLDAGHLHWVMRAGTLVGLLHTPDVPGAALTGALEALLGAPDRPAAPGDVEGGVWLPDLPVALALTDADGTVQQVNHAWLTLLALEPGAATGSDIRAYVPQARAALFERRQAALPLARAALVGAGRAGRSVRGTVRPARGGLVWALHDATDEALADDQVDAVLQAVPGPAVIAQADGRIVRANAAFRALTPARPRTLTDARVWGGLPSARVRDALAEALGGVPATLAVTHAGRAYDVRFCASAGGHAAVLWADRTAANARDRALRAAEATLDAVLRATHDGVLLLDPAGHVQRANHAAQELLGVDPGGLTPDTWSARTRWPAGHAAPPAVVASGGTLPPEEITLTPRADAPRHLLVRADPLPEDFGGVVALHDLTPQRRSTLQLQQRATSDPLTSVANRAHFLERLDGTLRDAPAAVMVVSVDGFRDVQAVLGPAAADRLLVEVAARLQRLFRDRDLVARLAEDTFAVLLWGVQDPVNAARVAQRVHAAMLPTFRLGRTPTTRTASVGLALVPAGANAEGSVQDALTALRRAQGRGVGGTALFEAGMHEAARQELELLEDFRAALRDEGLELHYQPILRLADGRVVAFEAFLRWPHPTRGLLSPDKFLHVAETGGLSRAVGLWVVQAATAQQRAWRSAHPHLRTRMNINLSVRQLLDTPLVSDLVTHARSAPDLEFEVTETGLLDSGSAAFGTLDTLRNLGCTLTLDDFGTGTSSLTSLERVAFDRLKVDRALTARVTGSERQQRIVGGIAQLATQLGMSVIAEGIETAAQLQALRHAGCTHGQGFLFARPLLPEEAVAFALTDAPEASG from the coding sequence GTGACCCCCGGCGACCAGTTGGCGCGGGCGGCGGCGCTGCTGTCGGCGCACGCGCCCGGCGGGGAGGTGCTGGCCCTGAGTGGCGGCTTGGTGTACCGGGTGCATGCGGGCGGCACCGAGGCGACCGGCGCGGCCACGCTGGAGGTGCCGGACGCCTGGCTGGACGCCGGGCACCTGCACTGGGTCATGCGTGCAGGCACGCTGGTGGGGCTGCTGCACACGCCTGACGTCCCGGGCGCGGCGCTGACCGGGGCACTGGAGGCGCTGCTCGGGGCGCCGGACCGCCCCGCCGCGCCCGGGGACGTGGAGGGCGGCGTCTGGCTGCCTGACCTGCCGGTGGCGCTCGCCCTGACCGACGCGGACGGGACGGTGCAGCAGGTGAACCACGCCTGGCTGACGCTGCTGGCCCTGGAGCCGGGCGCGGCGACCGGAAGTGACATTCGCGCGTACGTGCCGCAGGCGCGCGCGGCACTGTTTGAGCGTCGGCAGGCGGCGCTGCCGCTCGCGCGCGCGGCGCTCGTGGGCGCGGGCCGGGCGGGACGGTCCGTCCGCGGCACCGTGCGCCCCGCCCGGGGAGGTCTGGTGTGGGCGCTGCATGACGCCACCGACGAGGCGCTTGCGGACGATCAGGTGGACGCCGTCCTGCAGGCCGTGCCCGGTCCCGCCGTGATTGCTCAGGCCGATGGGCGGATCGTGCGGGCGAACGCGGCGTTCCGGGCGCTCACCCCGGCGCGCCCGCGGACGCTGACGGACGCGCGCGTGTGGGGGGGCCTCCCGAGTGCGCGCGTCCGCGACGCCCTCGCGGAGGCCCTGGGGGGCGTGCCCGCCACGCTCGCCGTCACGCACGCCGGGCGGGCGTACGACGTGCGCTTCTGCGCGTCCGCGGGCGGGCACGCGGCGGTCCTGTGGGCGGACCGGACCGCCGCGAACGCGCGTGACCGCGCGCTGCGCGCCGCCGAGGCGACGCTGGACGCCGTCCTGAGGGCCACGCACGACGGTGTGCTGCTGCTCGATCCTGCCGGGCACGTCCAGCGCGCGAACCACGCCGCGCAGGAGCTGCTGGGGGTCGATCCGGGCGGCCTCACACCCGACACGTGGTCGGCACGGACCCGGTGGCCCGCCGGGCACGCCGCGCCGCCAGCCGTTGTGGCCAGCGGCGGCACGCTGCCGCCGGAGGAAATTACCCTCACGCCGCGTGCGGACGCGCCCCGGCACCTGCTGGTCCGCGCCGACCCGCTTCCCGAGGATTTCGGCGGCGTGGTGGCCCTGCATGACCTCACTCCGCAGCGGCGCAGTACGTTGCAGTTGCAGCAGCGGGCGACCAGCGACCCGCTCACGTCTGTGGCGAACCGCGCGCACTTTCTGGAGCGGCTGGACGGCACCCTGCGGGACGCGCCCGCCGCCGTGATGGTCGTGAGCGTGGACGGATTCCGGGACGTGCAGGCGGTCCTCGGGCCGGCCGCGGCGGACCGCCTGCTGGTGGAGGTCGCCGCGCGCCTGCAGCGGCTTTTCCGTGACCGCGACCTGGTGGCGCGCCTCGCGGAGGATACCTTCGCGGTGCTGCTGTGGGGCGTGCAGGACCCCGTGAATGCCGCGCGGGTCGCGCAACGCGTCCACGCGGCGATGCTGCCCACCTTCCGGCTCGGGCGAACGCCGACCACGCGCACGGCGAGCGTGGGGCTGGCCCTCGTTCCGGCCGGGGCGAACGCGGAGGGCAGCGTGCAGGACGCCCTGACGGCCCTGCGGCGCGCACAGGGTCGCGGCGTTGGGGGCACGGCCCTGTTCGAGGCGGGCATGCACGAGGCCGCGCGCCAGGAGCTGGAGCTGCTTGAGGATTTCCGCGCGGCCCTGCGGGACGAGGGCCTGGAGCTGCATTACCAGCCTATCCTGCGGCTCGCGGACGGGCGGGTGGTGGCGTTCGAGGCGTTCCTGCGCTGGCCGCACCCCACCCGGGGGCTGCTCAGCCCGGACAAGTTCCTGCACGTCGCGGAGACGGGCGGGCTGAGCCGCGCGGTGGGCCTGTGGGTGGTGCAGGCCGCGACGGCGCAGCAACGCGCGTGGCGTTCAGCGCACCCGCACCTGCGCACGCGCATGAACATCAACCTGAGCGTGCGGCAGCTGCTGGACACGCCGCTCGTGTCGGACCTGGTGACGCACGCGCGTAGCGCGCCGGACCTGGAGTTCGAGGTGACCGAGACGGGGTTGCTGGACAGCGGCAGCGCGGCGTTCGGGACGCTCGACACCCTGCGGAACTTGGGGTGCACGCTCACGCTGGACGACTTCGGGACGGGCACGTCGAGCCTGACGTCGCTGGAGCGCGTGGCGTTCGACCGCCTGAAGGTGGACCGGGCGCTCACGGCGCGCGTGACGGGCAGCGAGCGGCAACAGCGCATCGTGGGCGGCATCGCGCAGCTCGCCACGCAGCTCGGCATGAGCGTCATCGCGGAGGGTATCGAGACGGCAGCGCAGCTGCAGGCGCTGCGGCACGCGGGGTGCACGCACGGTCAGGGGTTCTTGTTCGCGCGGCCCCTGCTGCCGGAGGAAGCGGTGGCGTTCGCGCTGACGGACGCGCCCGAAGCGAGCGGGTAG
- the dnaG gene encoding DNA primase, which produces MGTKEDVRARLNIAELIGEYVQLTPAGRGRLKGLCPFHKEKSPSFQVDVEQGYFYCFGCKAGGDAFSFVQRAENLSFGDALRKLAERVGVAVETRYGEKQSRDLYDVNAFALEYFREHLGGEGLAYLRRRGLTDETIERFELGFAPEGWDGLLKRARTRGVPERQLLEAGLLIENETGRVYDRFRNRVMFPIRDHLGRLVGFGGRVLGDEKPKYLNTPETDVFKKGELLYGLDKARGQVRDGGELVVVEGYMDVIAMQQAGFTTAVATLGTALTAEHATLLERQGVRRLALLFDRDEAGQKATLAGLDQVVGARLNVRALSVPNGKDPADAILAGEMDALRAALAGGLDEVAYRVQSAVEAYGVATSDGKRKVLMSLLPRMQNLDPLDEGASRMRDIACERLGIKPEALLDWISSKAKRKTLSKTQLAGMSTQRHDEDRELALLKQLLIDPTLLAKLDGHVPFHNETVRKVVLAARGTRRSEEVLEVFRGQPEEQLLIRLMFEARDAGAHSRSAAEQYEEKRTAYAAQATDEIQIALSIDQLRAEVDALKKQVLGAPPAEQLGLLRQISELQRAIEAEKRARKMHA; this is translated from the coding sequence GTGGGTACCAAAGAGGACGTTCGCGCCAGATTGAACATCGCCGAACTGATCGGCGAATACGTGCAGCTCACGCCCGCCGGGCGGGGCCGCCTCAAGGGTTTGTGCCCGTTCCACAAGGAGAAAAGCCCGTCGTTCCAGGTGGACGTGGAGCAGGGTTACTTCTACTGCTTCGGCTGCAAGGCCGGCGGGGACGCGTTCAGTTTCGTGCAGCGCGCCGAGAACCTGAGCTTCGGGGACGCGCTGCGTAAACTCGCGGAGCGCGTCGGCGTGGCCGTCGAAACGCGGTACGGCGAGAAGCAGAGCCGCGACCTGTACGACGTGAACGCGTTCGCCCTGGAGTACTTCCGGGAGCACCTGGGCGGCGAGGGCCTCGCGTACCTGCGCCGCCGTGGCCTCACGGACGAAACCATTGAGCGCTTCGAGCTGGGCTTCGCGCCCGAAGGGTGGGACGGGCTGCTCAAGCGCGCCCGCACGCGCGGCGTCCCGGAGCGGCAACTGCTGGAAGCGGGCCTGCTCATCGAGAACGAGACCGGGCGGGTGTACGACCGCTTCCGGAACCGCGTGATGTTCCCCATCCGGGACCACCTAGGCCGCCTTGTGGGCTTCGGCGGGCGCGTCCTCGGGGACGAGAAGCCGAAGTACCTGAACACCCCGGAAACGGACGTGTTCAAGAAGGGCGAACTGCTGTACGGCCTCGACAAGGCGCGCGGGCAGGTGCGCGACGGGGGCGAACTGGTCGTCGTTGAGGGGTACATGGACGTCATCGCCATGCAGCAAGCGGGGTTCACCACGGCGGTGGCGACGCTCGGCACCGCCCTCACCGCGGAGCACGCCACGCTGCTGGAACGCCAGGGCGTGCGCCGACTCGCGCTGCTGTTCGACCGCGACGAGGCCGGGCAGAAAGCCACCCTGGCCGGTCTGGATCAGGTGGTGGGCGCACGCCTGAACGTCCGCGCGCTCAGCGTCCCGAACGGCAAGGACCCCGCCGACGCGATCCTCGCCGGCGAGATGGACGCCCTGCGCGCCGCGCTCGCCGGCGGCCTCGACGAGGTCGCGTACCGCGTGCAGTCCGCCGTGGAGGCGTACGGGGTCGCCACGAGCGACGGGAAACGCAAGGTGCTGATGAGCCTGCTGCCACGCATGCAGAACCTCGACCCGCTGGACGAAGGCGCGAGCCGCATGCGCGACATCGCCTGCGAGCGGCTCGGCATCAAGCCCGAGGCGCTGCTCGACTGGATTTCCTCCAAGGCGAAGCGCAAAACGCTCTCCAAGACGCAGCTGGCCGGCATGAGCACGCAGCGTCACGACGAGGACCGCGAACTGGCCCTCCTGAAGCAGCTGCTGATCGACCCGACCCTCCTCGCGAAGCTCGACGGGCACGTGCCGTTCCACAACGAAACGGTCCGCAAGGTCGTGCTGGCCGCGCGCGGCACGCGCCGCTCCGAGGAGGTGCTGGAGGTGTTCCGCGGGCAGCCCGAGGAGCAGCTGCTGATCCGCCTGATGTTCGAAGCGCGGGACGCGGGCGCGCACTCGCGCAGCGCCGCCGAGCAGTACGAGGAGAAACGCACCGCGTACGCGGCGCAGGCCACGGATGAAATTCAGATTGCGCTGAGCATCGACCAGCTGCGCGCGGAGGTGGACGCCCTGAAGAAACAGGTGCTGGGCGCGCCGCCCGCCGAGCAGCTGGGGCTGCTGCGGCAGATCAGTGAGTTGCAGCGCGCGATTGAAGCGGAGAAGCGCGCGCGCAAGATGCACGCGTGA